One stretch of Pandoraea oxalativorans DNA includes these proteins:
- a CDS encoding ABC transporter permease, whose amino-acid sequence MNAATSTPPGVPSVETAKPATSVSPEVAAQRRSAWTLVAPATLYFLVLLAVPLVLTFVLSLHGFDPNSGGILPTVSLQHYVDILTDSYFYEIFLRTLLLSVGVTLLCVLIGVPEAYFLFRMRDPWRSLCLVLVLGPLLISVVVRTLGWSILLGREGLINAVLTKLGLIDHPLQMLFTMGAVTVALVHVLVPLLVLSVWTSLTRLDPAVAHAARSLGAGRATVMWRVVLPQITPGILSGSLIVFALTASAFATPALIGGRRLKVVATTAYDEFLGTLNWPLGAAIAIVLLVVNVLIISGYNRALEKRFTRRLG is encoded by the coding sequence ATGAACGCCGCGACGTCTACGCCACCGGGTGTGCCGAGCGTGGAGACTGCGAAGCCCGCGACATCGGTATCGCCTGAGGTCGCCGCTCAGCGTCGCTCGGCATGGACGCTGGTCGCCCCCGCAACGCTGTACTTCCTCGTGCTGCTGGCCGTGCCGCTCGTGCTGACGTTCGTTCTCAGCCTGCACGGTTTCGACCCGAATTCGGGCGGTATTCTGCCGACGGTGTCGTTGCAGCATTACGTCGACATTCTCACGGACAGTTACTTCTACGAGATCTTCCTGCGCACGTTGCTGCTGTCGGTCGGCGTGACGCTGCTGTGTGTGCTGATCGGCGTGCCGGAAGCGTATTTCCTGTTCCGCATGCGCGATCCGTGGCGCTCGCTCTGTCTGGTGCTCGTGCTCGGTCCGCTGCTGATCTCGGTCGTCGTCCGCACGCTCGGCTGGTCGATTCTGCTGGGCCGGGAAGGGCTGATCAATGCCGTGCTCACGAAGCTCGGCCTGATCGACCATCCGTTGCAAATGCTGTTCACGATGGGGGCGGTCACGGTGGCGCTGGTGCATGTGCTCGTGCCGTTGCTGGTGCTGTCGGTGTGGACGTCGCTCACGCGGCTGGACCCTGCCGTGGCGCATGCGGCACGCTCGCTCGGCGCCGGACGTGCGACGGTGATGTGGCGCGTGGTGCTGCCCCAGATTACGCCGGGCATTCTCTCGGGCAGCCTGATCGTGTTCGCGCTCACGGCGAGCGCCTTCGCGACGCCCGCGCTCATTGGCGGACGCCGTCTGAAAGTCGTGGCGACCACCGCGTACGACGAATTCCTCGGCACGCTGAACTGGCCGCTGGGCGCGGCGATTGCCATCGTGCTGCTCGTCGTCAACGTGCTCATCATCAGCGGATACAACCGCGCACTCGAGAAGCGCTTCACGCGTCGTCTCGGCTGA
- a CDS encoding response regulator transcription factor, translated as MKFAVLTSDIGLFEAIRQRLSADGDCQRFDDAAQYLVAASRIPYTAALVDAALGPLDLQGVLARRRGTRSVGALVIGFGTPSWMLDLSFRAGCDDVLPFPVDVAELQTRLATTLHRRASANAARSDDLLEVGAYRLDRGRDTVSVGGIDVELTAREFALAWLLFSAPDMRVSRARIASLIWRSDEASAARSIEQHVYLLRNRLGLRGEHGLVLRAVYGGGYCLGARPQRSRSPVRSTRATGVASLTQSLPEVSRD; from the coding sequence GTGAAGTTTGCAGTTCTTACGTCAGACATCGGGCTCTTCGAGGCCATTCGCCAACGCCTCAGCGCCGACGGCGACTGCCAGCGCTTTGACGACGCCGCCCAGTATCTTGTGGCCGCCTCACGCATTCCCTACACGGCGGCACTCGTCGATGCCGCACTCGGCCCTCTCGACTTGCAGGGCGTTCTCGCCCGCCGCCGCGGCACGCGCAGCGTCGGCGCGCTGGTCATCGGCTTCGGCACGCCGTCGTGGATGCTCGACCTGTCGTTCCGCGCCGGGTGCGACGACGTGCTGCCCTTCCCCGTGGACGTGGCCGAGTTGCAGACGCGTCTGGCGACCACGCTGCACCGGCGTGCGTCGGCCAACGCGGCACGCAGCGACGACCTGCTCGAAGTCGGGGCCTATCGGCTCGACCGTGGCCGCGACACGGTGTCGGTCGGCGGCATCGACGTCGAACTGACGGCCCGAGAGTTCGCGCTGGCGTGGCTGCTCTTCTCGGCCCCGGACATGCGGGTGAGCCGCGCGCGCATCGCCTCTCTGATCTGGCGCAGCGACGAAGCCTCGGCGGCGCGCAGCATCGAGCAGCATGTCTATCTCCTGCGTAACCGGCTTGGCCTGCGCGGCGAACACGGTCTGGTGCTGCGCGCCGTGTACGGTGGCGGCTACTGCCTTGGCGCACGCCCTCAGCGCTCGCGAAGCCCGGTCCGTAGTACGCGCGCCACAGGCGTCGCCTCGCTCACACAGTCCTTGCCTGAAGTCTCTCGCGATTGA
- a CDS encoding ABC transporter ATP-binding protein, whose translation MSTSTPYLRVENLGKRFGDTVAVEGVDLAIAQGEFISLLGPSGCGKTTTLQMIAGFVAPTSGRIVLEGRDLTPVPPEKRGLGIVFQSYALFPHMTVAQNVAFGLDMRRVDAADKQRRVKDALELVHLGAHAQRYPRELSGGQRQRVALARAMVIAPPVLLLDEPLSNLDAKLREQMQDELRSIQRKVGTTTIMVTHDQAEALAISDRVVLLNAGRVVRIDTPHEVYEDPRATFAANFIGQTNLITGQLDVRGGVALLEVQGLRLVVSPAQAGLAASEAANASVTFCLRPERIRLTSASAGRVPGRVAQRSFHGNHWVLTVSTALGELRVLVSNDGAVAANDGDAVGLDWADDALRLVQESA comes from the coding sequence ATGAGCACCAGCACCCCCTACTTACGCGTTGAAAATCTCGGCAAGCGCTTTGGCGACACGGTGGCGGTCGAAGGCGTCGATCTCGCGATTGCGCAGGGCGAATTTATTTCCCTGCTGGGTCCGTCGGGCTGCGGCAAGACCACCACGTTGCAGATGATCGCGGGTTTCGTTGCCCCGACGTCCGGGCGGATTGTGCTCGAAGGCCGCGACCTCACGCCTGTGCCGCCGGAAAAGCGCGGGCTGGGCATCGTCTTCCAGAGCTACGCGCTGTTTCCGCACATGACGGTAGCGCAGAACGTGGCGTTCGGTCTGGACATGCGACGCGTGGACGCCGCCGACAAGCAACGCCGCGTGAAGGACGCGCTGGAGCTGGTGCATCTCGGTGCGCATGCCCAACGCTATCCCCGCGAACTCTCGGGCGGACAGCGTCAGCGCGTGGCGCTGGCGCGGGCGATGGTCATCGCACCGCCCGTGCTGCTGCTCGACGAACCGCTCTCGAATCTCGACGCCAAGCTGCGCGAACAGATGCAAGACGAATTGCGTTCGATTCAGCGCAAGGTCGGCACGACCACGATCATGGTTACGCACGATCAGGCCGAAGCGCTCGCGATCAGCGATCGCGTGGTGTTGCTCAACGCGGGGCGTGTGGTTCGCATCGACACGCCACACGAAGTGTACGAAGACCCGCGTGCGACGTTCGCCGCCAACTTCATCGGGCAGACCAATCTCATCACCGGCCAGCTCGATGTGCGCGGCGGCGTGGCGCTGCTGGAAGTGCAGGGACTGCGGCTGGTGGTGTCGCCGGCGCAGGCAGGTCTCGCGGCGTCGGAGGCCGCGAACGCGTCGGTCACGTTCTGTCTGCGTCCCGAGCGAATCCGACTGACGTCGGCGAGCGCCGGACGTGTGCCGGGACGTGTCGCACAGCGCAGCTTCCACGGCAATCACTGGGTGCTCACCGTCTCGACCGCGCTGGGTGAGTTGCGTGTGCTCGTGTCGAACGACGGTGCGGTCGCGGCCAACGACGGTGACGCCGTCGGTCTCGACTGGGCCGACGACGCCCTGCGTCTCGTGCAGGAGAGCGCATGA
- a CDS encoding LysR substrate-binding domain-containing protein, which produces MKIRQLEAFRALILRQTVTRAADMLHISQPAVTRLINDLEADVGFSLFDRSNGRLNPTPEAMVLFEEVERSFAGIDRIAQTAEQIKSLRRGSLHIAGAPALALEFLPTTLTGFMREHPGVSTTLLIHASSIVVDMVVGRRCDVGFIAHPLTHAGVNVETLHRAPMRCILPLGHRLADRDVIRPEDLRDESFISYPKEFDNRMYIDRLFAERQIDRVMSAESQLSAAICVLVQHGAGVAIIDQVTARYAAGRVLVKPFEPVVMSGFSLVTSTQHPPSRLAQAFVDYTKQRMVELLAD; this is translated from the coding sequence ATGAAGATCCGGCAGTTGGAGGCATTTCGCGCGCTGATCCTGCGTCAGACGGTCACCCGCGCGGCGGACATGCTCCACATCTCGCAACCCGCCGTCACGCGTCTGATCAACGATCTGGAAGCCGACGTAGGGTTTTCCTTATTCGACCGGAGCAACGGCCGCCTGAACCCCACCCCCGAGGCGATGGTGCTGTTCGAGGAAGTGGAGCGCTCGTTTGCGGGCATCGACCGCATCGCGCAGACTGCCGAGCAGATCAAATCGCTGCGACGCGGCTCGCTGCACATCGCAGGCGCACCTGCGCTGGCGCTGGAGTTCTTGCCCACCACGCTGACGGGCTTCATGCGCGAGCATCCCGGCGTGAGCACGACGCTGCTGATTCATGCGTCGAGCATCGTGGTGGATATGGTGGTCGGGCGACGTTGCGATGTCGGATTCATCGCGCACCCGCTCACGCACGCGGGCGTCAATGTCGAGACGCTGCACCGCGCGCCCATGCGCTGCATCCTGCCGCTAGGTCATCGCCTTGCGGACCGCGACGTGATCCGCCCCGAAGACCTGCGCGACGAGTCGTTCATTTCCTATCCGAAGGAATTCGATAACCGGATGTATATCGACCGGCTCTTCGCAGAGCGGCAGATCGACCGGGTGATGAGCGCAGAATCCCAGCTGTCGGCAGCGATATGCGTGCTAGTTCAGCATGGCGCTGGGGTGGCGATCATCGACCAGGTCACGGCCCGCTATGCGGCCGGTCGGGTGCTGGTCAAACCGTTCGAGCCGGTCGTCATGTCCGGCTTCTCGCTGGTCACCTCCACGCAGCATCCGCCCTCAAGGCTCGCACAGGCGTTCGTCGACTACACGAAGCAGCGCATGGTCGAACTGCTGGCCGACTGA
- a CDS encoding NAD(P)/FAD-dependent oxidoreductase yields MQKTYDIAVIGGGLVGMAIAYGLAKRGQRVVVCDGEDNSLRAARGNFGLVWVQGKGGTCTDYARWSLHSANTWQGMADELFARTGVDVGFQRPGGFNIAQTAEELAVKVQSMRQLKEAEPALVYEVLDHDALAERLPAIGPDVFGAIYSPNDGHVSPLYTLRALFAAFEQVGGEYAPNQRVTDIRQLGSGAFRVSMGDTSFEAGRVVLAAGLGNRDLAPMVGLSAPVKPLRGQIVVTERVKPFLDYPTIYVRQTVEGSVMLGDSAEDVGFNDGVTPDVLADIARRGIAPFPILKNVRVVRAWGALRVMTGDGLPIYEASESCPGAFLATCHSGVTLAAAHCETIAPWILGAERPALLDHFYAKRFAA; encoded by the coding sequence ATGCAAAAGACATACGATATCGCTGTCATCGGCGGTGGCCTCGTCGGGATGGCAATCGCCTACGGGCTTGCCAAGCGCGGACAACGCGTCGTCGTTTGCGATGGCGAAGACAACTCGCTCAGAGCCGCGCGCGGCAACTTCGGGTTGGTCTGGGTACAGGGCAAGGGAGGCACCTGCACCGACTATGCACGCTGGTCGCTGCACTCGGCGAACACCTGGCAGGGCATGGCCGACGAGTTGTTCGCGCGCACCGGTGTGGACGTCGGCTTTCAACGTCCCGGCGGTTTCAACATCGCACAGACGGCCGAGGAACTGGCCGTCAAGGTGCAGAGCATGCGCCAGCTCAAGGAAGCCGAGCCTGCGCTGGTCTATGAAGTCCTCGATCACGACGCATTGGCCGAACGTCTGCCCGCCATCGGCCCCGACGTGTTTGGTGCGATCTATTCGCCGAACGACGGGCATGTGAGCCCCTTGTACACGCTGCGCGCGCTGTTCGCGGCGTTCGAGCAGGTCGGCGGCGAGTACGCGCCGAATCAGCGGGTGACGGACATCCGTCAACTGGGCAGCGGTGCGTTTCGCGTGAGCATGGGCGATACGTCGTTCGAAGCCGGGCGCGTCGTGCTTGCCGCCGGGCTGGGCAATCGCGATCTCGCGCCGATGGTGGGGCTGAGTGCGCCGGTCAAGCCGCTGCGCGGACAGATCGTCGTGACGGAGCGGGTCAAACCGTTCCTCGACTATCCGACGATTTACGTGCGCCAGACCGTCGAAGGCTCGGTCATGCTCGGCGACTCGGCGGAGGACGTCGGCTTCAACGACGGCGTGACGCCGGACGTACTCGCCGACATCGCGCGACGCGGCATTGCGCCGTTCCCCATTCTCAAGAATGTGCGCGTCGTGCGCGCGTGGGGCGCGTTGCGTGTGATGACGGGCGACGGCCTGCCGATCTACGAGGCCTCGGAATCTTGTCCGGGGGCGTTCCTCGCGACCTGCCACAGCGGCGTGACGCTTGCCGCCGCGCATTGTGAAACCATCGCGCCGTGGATTCTCGGCGCTGAGCGCCCCGCGCTTCTGGACCATTTCTATGCCAAACGTTTCGCTGCTTAA
- a CDS encoding ABC transporter substrate-binding protein: MKTVVPQTLRKLGRAAAISVGAGLVFGASAAHADTTLYVGAYGGSFEQMLKKDVIPGFERANPGTKVVIVPGDSTTTLAKLQAQKGKAGMDVVFLDDGPMYQAIQMGFCGKLADAPVYQDLYDIAKFKNGNAVAAGLIATGIAYNTRLFQAKGWTAPTSWKELSDPKYKGKLVMPSIKNTYGLHALLVESKLNGGSDSNIDPGFKEMEKIAPNVLSFDPSPGKIAELFQADEVALAVWGNGRVQALRQQGIPVEFVYPKEGAVALGMGMCAVDKSANDALAQKFIQMILSPQTQAVLAESQGVAPSNKKTQLSMAIAARVPSPAQIDKLVRVDWDVVNAKRAEWTQRWNRQIER, encoded by the coding sequence ATGAAGACTGTCGTCCCCCAAACGCTTCGCAAGCTTGGCCGTGCCGCCGCGATTTCTGTCGGTGCGGGACTGGTTTTTGGTGCTTCCGCCGCGCATGCCGATACGACGCTGTACGTCGGCGCGTATGGCGGTTCGTTCGAACAGATGCTGAAGAAAGACGTCATTCCCGGCTTCGAGCGGGCTAACCCAGGCACCAAGGTTGTGATCGTGCCGGGCGACTCGACGACGACACTCGCGAAGCTTCAGGCGCAAAAGGGCAAGGCTGGCATGGATGTGGTCTTCCTCGACGACGGCCCGATGTATCAGGCCATCCAGATGGGCTTTTGCGGCAAGCTCGCCGACGCGCCGGTCTATCAGGATCTCTACGACATCGCGAAGTTCAAGAACGGCAACGCCGTGGCGGCCGGTCTGATTGCGACTGGTATCGCCTACAACACGCGCCTGTTCCAGGCGAAGGGATGGACCGCGCCGACGTCGTGGAAGGAACTCTCCGACCCGAAGTACAAGGGCAAGCTCGTGATGCCGAGCATCAAGAACACGTACGGCCTGCATGCGCTGCTCGTCGAATCGAAGCTTAACGGCGGCAGCGACAGCAACATCGATCCGGGCTTCAAGGAGATGGAGAAGATCGCACCGAACGTGCTGTCGTTCGATCCGTCGCCCGGCAAGATCGCCGAACTGTTCCAGGCCGACGAAGTTGCGCTGGCCGTGTGGGGTAACGGCCGCGTGCAGGCGCTGCGTCAGCAGGGCATTCCGGTGGAATTCGTCTACCCGAAGGAAGGCGCGGTCGCGCTGGGCATGGGCATGTGTGCGGTCGACAAGTCGGCCAACGATGCGCTCGCGCAGAAGTTCATCCAGATGATTCTCTCGCCGCAGACGCAGGCCGTTCTGGCCGAAAGTCAGGGCGTCGCACCGTCCAACAAGAAGACCCAGTTGTCGATGGCCATCGCCGCGCGCGTCCCGTCACCCGCACAGATCGACAAGCTCGTGCGGGTCGACTGGGATGTCGTGAACGCCAAGCGCGCCGAATGGACGCAGCGCTGGAATCGTCAGATCGAGCGCTAA
- a CDS encoding ABC transporter permease codes for MNQLDSQYDRNGAGALAFHVLFLVFILAPLVVVCLVAFTPDNFLSIPTKHFSLRWFESLMSDEDFQSALRTSLWLGVMSATVSTALAVPTAMGLARYRFPGRDAINSFLLSPLMIPPVVLGIAFLRLFTLLDMGGSFESLVACHALLIFPYALRLIMAALVGQADEGERAARSLGAGRWTTFRRVTLPAIVPGVAGGWVLAFINSFDELTATIFVTSPETITLPVRIYMNMSETVDPSVAAISTLLIGVTLAVMLILDRIYGLNKVLVGNH; via the coding sequence ATGAATCAGCTCGACTCCCAGTACGATCGCAACGGCGCGGGCGCGTTGGCGTTCCACGTGCTGTTTCTGGTCTTTATCCTCGCGCCGCTGGTCGTCGTGTGTCTGGTGGCGTTCACGCCGGACAACTTCCTCTCGATTCCGACGAAGCACTTCTCGCTGCGCTGGTTCGAATCGCTCATGAGCGACGAGGACTTTCAGTCGGCTTTGCGCACGAGTCTGTGGCTGGGCGTGATGTCGGCGACGGTGTCGACGGCGCTTGCCGTGCCCACCGCCATGGGACTGGCGCGCTATCGGTTTCCGGGGCGCGACGCGATCAACTCGTTTCTGCTCTCGCCGCTGATGATTCCGCCGGTGGTGCTGGGTATCGCGTTCCTGCGTCTGTTCACGCTGCTCGACATGGGCGGCTCGTTCGAGAGTCTGGTGGCATGCCACGCGTTGCTGATCTTCCCGTATGCGCTGCGCCTGATCATGGCGGCGCTCGTGGGGCAGGCAGACGAGGGCGAGCGTGCTGCGCGCTCGCTGGGTGCAGGGCGGTGGACGACGTTCCGCCGCGTCACGCTGCCCGCGATTGTGCCGGGCGTGGCGGGTGGCTGGGTGCTGGCGTTCATCAACAGCTTCGACGAACTGACGGCGACGATTTTCGTCACGTCGCCGGAGACGATCACGTTACCCGTGCGCATCTACATGAACATGAGCGAGACGGTCGATCCGAGCGTGGCCGCAATTTCCACGTTGCTCATCGGGGTGACGCTGGCGGTCATGCTGATCCTCGACCGCATCTACGGATTGAACAAGGTTCTGGTCGGAAATCACTAA